A portion of the Natronococcus sp. AD-5 genome contains these proteins:
- the purM gene encoding phosphoribosylformylglycinamidine cyclo-ligase produces the protein MTDHADDGTDGERLTYADTGVDIEASEDATAALLEAFGSDLTTEYAGLVDIGDRYLALATDGVGTKLLVAEAIEDFSTIGVDCIAMNVNDLVAAGVEPVAFVDYLAIDEPDDDLTNEIGEGLAVGLDEADLTLLGGETAVMPEVVSGFDLAGTCAGLAGKDEIFEGETRVGDALVGFPSNGIHSNGLTLAREAATRDHDYTDPFPPNPDVTIGEELLRPTRIYTDLLEPMRAHGVHAAAHVTGGGWTNLARMGDRRYVVDDPLPAQPIFEFVQEEGNVTDEEMHRTFNMGTGFVVALPEAQSESLIAETDGQVIGRVEEGEAVEIRGLSLS, from the coding sequence ACGCGGACGACGGCACCGACGGCGAGCGACTCACCTACGCCGATACCGGCGTCGACATCGAGGCCAGCGAGGACGCGACGGCGGCGTTGCTCGAGGCCTTCGGGAGCGACCTCACGACCGAGTACGCCGGCCTCGTCGACATCGGGGACCGCTACCTCGCGCTCGCGACCGACGGCGTCGGCACCAAGCTGCTGGTCGCCGAGGCGATCGAGGACTTCTCGACGATCGGCGTCGACTGCATCGCGATGAACGTCAACGACCTCGTCGCGGCGGGGGTCGAACCCGTCGCCTTCGTCGACTACCTCGCGATCGACGAGCCCGACGACGACCTCACGAACGAGATCGGCGAGGGGCTGGCCGTCGGCCTCGATGAAGCCGACCTCACGCTGCTCGGCGGCGAGACGGCGGTCATGCCCGAGGTCGTCTCCGGCTTCGATCTCGCGGGCACCTGCGCCGGACTCGCGGGGAAAGACGAGATCTTCGAGGGCGAGACCCGGGTCGGCGACGCGCTCGTCGGCTTCCCCTCGAACGGGATCCACTCGAACGGTCTCACGCTCGCTCGCGAGGCGGCGACGCGGGACCACGACTACACCGATCCCTTCCCGCCGAACCCCGACGTGACGATCGGCGAGGAACTGCTGCGGCCGACTCGGATTTACACCGACCTGCTCGAGCCGATGCGCGCACACGGCGTGCACGCGGCGGCGCACGTCACCGGCGGCGGGTGGACGAACCTCGCGCGGATGGGCGACCGACGGTACGTCGTCGACGACCCGCTGCCGGCCCAGCCGATCTTCGAGTTCGTCCAGGAGGAAGGAAACGTCACCGACGAGGAGATGCACCGGACGTTCAACATGGGAACGGGCTTCGTCGTCGCGCTACCCGAGGCGCAGTCCGAGTCGCTGATCGCCGAGACGGACGGTCAGGTCATCGGCCGCGTCGAGGAGGGCGAGGCCGTCGAGATTCGCGGGCTCTCGCTGTCCTGA